In one window of Chryseobacterium sp. JV274 DNA:
- the rlmD gene encoding 23S rRNA (uracil(1939)-C(5))-methyltransferase RlmD — MSRKKKRDLILENIKLLTAGAKGVAIGRTEEGKAVMVSGAIPGDIVNVRVKKAKSKYYEGEAVEVIEKSPYRADPKCVHFGTCGGCKWQNMSYEKQLDFKQEEVYNNIKRIGGIDDFETVSILGAEEQYFYRNKMEFSFSNARWLTQYEISSEENFGSKDALGFHIPGMWSKILDLKECFLQEDPSNAIRLAVKEYGVNNGLDFFDVRNQEGFLRTLMMRQNSKGEWMVLFQLYREEKENREKLFEFLLEKFPQIKTLVYAINPKQNDSIYDLNINVYFGEGYLMEEMDGLQFKIGPKSFFQTNYKQALELYRKTLEFADLKGDEVVYDLYTGTGTIAQYVARNAKQVIGIESVQEAIDAAIEHAALNGLTNCTFYCGDMKDIFNDEFMATHPKADVLITDPPRDGMHQKVVEQILKLSPEKVVYVSCNSATQARDLALMKDHYTLVKILPVDMFPQTHHVENIALLIKK, encoded by the coding sequence ATGAGTAGGAAGAAAAAAAGAGATTTAATTCTTGAAAATATAAAGCTATTGACTGCCGGAGCAAAAGGAGTGGCAATAGGAAGGACAGAAGAAGGAAAAGCTGTAATGGTTTCAGGAGCTATTCCAGGTGATATTGTAAATGTAAGAGTGAAAAAAGCGAAGTCAAAATATTATGAAGGCGAAGCGGTTGAAGTTATTGAAAAATCACCTTACAGAGCAGATCCAAAATGTGTTCATTTCGGAACTTGTGGAGGCTGCAAATGGCAGAACATGAGCTACGAAAAGCAGCTTGATTTTAAACAGGAAGAAGTATATAATAATATTAAAAGAATCGGTGGAATTGATGACTTTGAGACGGTATCAATTCTGGGAGCTGAAGAACAGTATTTTTATAGAAATAAAATGGAATTCTCCTTCTCAAATGCAAGATGGCTTACTCAATATGAAATCAGTTCTGAAGAAAACTTTGGAAGTAAAGATGCGTTAGGATTCCATATTCCCGGAATGTGGAGTAAAATTCTTGATTTAAAAGAATGTTTCCTTCAGGAAGATCCTTCCAATGCAATAAGACTGGCTGTAAAAGAATATGGAGTAAACAACGGTCTGGATTTCTTTGATGTAAGAAACCAGGAAGGTTTTTTAAGAACCTTGATGATGAGACAAAATTCCAAAGGAGAATGGATGGTTCTTTTCCAGCTTTACAGAGAAGAAAAAGAAAACAGAGAAAAACTTTTTGAATTCTTACTGGAAAAATTCCCGCAGATTAAAACATTAGTATATGCTATCAATCCTAAGCAGAATGATTCCATTTACGATTTAAATATCAATGTATATTTTGGAGAAGGTTACCTTATGGAAGAAATGGACGGACTGCAGTTTAAGATAGGCCCGAAATCATTCTTCCAGACCAATTACAAACAGGCTTTGGAACTGTACAGAAAGACACTTGAATTTGCAGATCTGAAAGGAGATGAAGTTGTATATGACCTTTATACAGGGACAGGAACAATTGCTCAGTATGTAGCGAGAAATGCAAAACAGGTAATCGGAATAGAATCTGTACAGGAAGCCATAGATGCTGCTATAGAACATGCTGCATTGAATGGTCTTACTAACTGTACTTTCTATTGTGGAGACATGAAGGATATCTTCAATGACGAATTTATGGCAACTCATCCTAAAGCAGATGTATTAATTACAGATCCACCAAGAGACGGAATGCACCAGAAGGTCGTAGAACAGATCTTAAAGCTTTCACCGGAAAAAGTAGTTTACGTAAGCTGTAATTCTGCAACACAGGCGAGAGACCTTGCCTTGATGAAAGACCATTATACTTTAGTGAAGATTTTGCCGGTAGACATGTTCCCACAAACACACCATGTTGAGAACATTGCGTTGCTGATTAAAAAATAA
- a CDS encoding DUF6452 family protein: MKYFKFLIAICFLGMLFSCGGDDDICESGEGTPRMKVAFRSLATGKETTLDTLYVAVDYGAGKVDLGKLAKIDSRLIPLRVDSSPYTDVYFKLTYNGAESKVRINYSTKSTYVSPGCGIKKSYENLSSELVTPNPVQKLEAGQNQIENEDKTNLYLSF; encoded by the coding sequence ATGAAGTACTTTAAATTTCTGATAGCGATCTGTTTTTTAGGAATGCTTTTTTCCTGTGGAGGAGATGATGATATTTGTGAAAGCGGAGAAGGAACTCCCAGAATGAAGGTGGCTTTCAGATCACTGGCTACTGGAAAAGAGACGACCCTGGATACCCTTTATGTCGCAGTAGATTATGGAGCAGGAAAAGTGGATCTTGGAAAACTTGCAAAAATTGATTCCCGGTTAATTCCTTTACGGGTTGACAGCTCACCTTATACTGACGTTTATTTTAAACTTACCTATAATGGAGCAGAATCTAAAGTAAGAATTAATTATAGTACGAAGTCAACGTATGTTTCTCCCGGATGCGGAATCAAAAAATCTTACGAGAATTTAAGTTCAGAATTAGTAACTCCGAATCCTGTTCAGAAGCTGGAAGCCGGACAAAATCAAATAGAGAATGAAGACAAGACTAATCTTTACCTTTCTTTTTAG
- a CDS encoding TlpA family protein disulfide reductase — protein MKKYLLLFIITVFVMSCSKKVEVKGKITGSSSLERIEFVEASGVGTLPLINIGLDKDGNFSGSFDAPKDGMYVINYAGRQNLIYLEGGQKVNISGNGTTFPNEFVITGDAKKNNDFLTASQKFLAEYGTKVNIAALMGGDEAAFLKGMHKIEADINKNVDDLAKKNNPSKALLEWKKNDVKVTILNLIANYEMSHGPMSGNPSYKATKALKDYEAQLETDKEAMVKTIPLYRQYLLVKMTPDFQKYAEANSKGKTGITTSEMFAQYLKTKKDLSQTAKDYLLAFVMAQADIHPTTPAANIDKIKKIIDSDIKDATIKSDLLKMQVAITGLKIGDAAPEAAVAKQDGKAYKLSENKGKPYMLFFYASWNPYISEATVPVLKEVVNFYKSKMNFVFVNVDDTKDQFIKTSNSLLKGIQGVNVYGEGGLNSDIAKKYGVYGFKLPCFVIIDKDGKIASRSFVNLGEQELVTILDKQTGLSAPKAEPMQMQPQLQLDPSAAQQQAPQPANPQPAPTK, from the coding sequence ATGAAAAAATATCTTTTATTGTTTATCATCACAGTTTTTGTGATGTCTTGTTCAAAAAAAGTAGAAGTAAAAGGAAAAATTACTGGAAGCTCATCATTAGAAAGAATTGAATTTGTAGAAGCTTCAGGAGTAGGAACCCTGCCTTTGATTAATATAGGTTTAGATAAAGACGGAAACTTTTCAGGAAGCTTTGATGCTCCTAAAGACGGTATGTACGTGATCAACTATGCGGGCAGACAAAACCTGATTTATCTTGAAGGAGGACAAAAAGTGAATATTTCAGGAAACGGAACTACTTTCCCAAATGAATTTGTGATTACCGGAGATGCTAAAAAGAATAATGATTTTCTTACAGCTTCTCAAAAGTTCTTAGCTGAATATGGTACTAAAGTTAATATAGCTGCCTTAATGGGTGGAGATGAAGCGGCATTCCTTAAAGGTATGCATAAAATTGAAGCAGATATTAATAAAAATGTAGATGATCTTGCAAAGAAAAATAATCCTAGCAAAGCACTTTTGGAGTGGAAGAAAAATGATGTGAAAGTTACCATTCTTAATTTGATTGCCAACTATGAAATGTCTCACGGACCAATGTCTGGAAACCCATCTTACAAAGCTACTAAAGCATTAAAGGATTACGAAGCTCAGTTGGAAACAGATAAAGAAGCGATGGTGAAAACAATCCCTCTTTACAGACAATATCTTCTTGTAAAAATGACTCCGGATTTCCAGAAGTATGCAGAAGCAAACAGCAAAGGAAAAACAGGAATTACAACTTCTGAGATGTTTGCTCAGTACTTAAAAACAAAGAAAGATTTATCTCAGACTGCAAAAGATTATCTTTTGGCATTTGTAATGGCTCAGGCGGATATTCATCCAACAACTCCGGCTGCAAACATTGATAAAATCAAAAAGATTATTGATTCAGATATTAAAGATGCTACCATTAAAAGTGACCTTTTAAAAATGCAGGTGGCTATTACTGGGCTTAAAATCGGAGATGCAGCTCCTGAAGCAGCTGTAGCAAAGCAGGATGGAAAGGCTTATAAACTTTCTGAAAACAAAGGAAAACCCTATATGCTATTCTTCTACGCTTCATGGAATCCTTACATCAGTGAAGCTACAGTACCTGTATTAAAAGAAGTAGTAAACTTTTATAAGTCTAAAATGAACTTTGTGTTTGTAAACGTAGATGACACAAAAGATCAGTTCATTAAAACAAGCAATTCTCTTTTAAAAGGAATTCAGGGAGTGAATGTTTACGGAGAAGGAGGTCTGAACTCTGATATTGCTAAGAAATATGGTGTATACGGATTCAAATTACCTTGCTTTGTGATCATCGATAAAGATGGTAAAATTGCCAGCAGATCATTTGTAAACCTTGGTGAGCAGGAACTGGTAACTATTCTGGATAAACAGACTGGTCTTTCGGCTCCAAAAGCAGAACCAATGCAGATGCAGCCACAATTACAGCTTGATCCTTCTGCAGCTCAGCAGCAAGCTCCACAGCCAGCAAATCCACAGCCGGCTCCAACAAAATAA
- a CDS encoding DUF6048 family protein, which produces MKTRLIFTFLFSLLGIINWAQDKKKEAEKKVQEKYEPNFMVGLDVLNTGAGFFSDRKLYQGFISSKIRGNLHAVAEAGFEKNVYQKNGYDAKASGPFVKLGAFYMLAKDAENEFNGFYAGGKAAGSFYNQEYMAIPVRGFGGSNSSEAFPSSSQSSFWLEGTLGGRVQLFNSNFYIDVNLQPRYMVYTSKQDDISPMIVPGFGKSSSKFNMGFAWNIAYKF; this is translated from the coding sequence ATGAAGACAAGACTAATCTTTACCTTTCTTTTTAGTTTATTGGGAATAATAAACTGGGCACAAGACAAAAAAAAGGAAGCAGAGAAGAAGGTTCAGGAGAAATATGAACCCAATTTTATGGTTGGCCTTGATGTACTGAATACCGGAGCCGGTTTTTTTTCTGACAGAAAATTGTATCAGGGATTTATTTCTTCAAAAATCAGAGGAAATCTCCATGCTGTTGCAGAGGCAGGTTTTGAAAAAAATGTGTATCAGAAAAATGGTTATGATGCGAAGGCAAGCGGTCCTTTCGTGAAATTGGGTGCATTCTATATGCTTGCAAAAGATGCAGAGAATGAATTCAATGGATTTTATGCAGGAGGAAAAGCTGCCGGATCATTTTATAATCAGGAGTATATGGCAATTCCTGTTCGTGGATTTGGGGGAAGCAATTCTTCAGAAGCCTTTCCTTCATCATCACAGTCATCTTTTTGGCTGGAAGGTACGTTGGGAGGCAGAGTACAATTATTTAATTCCAATTTCTACATCGATGTGAATCTTCAGCCAAGATATATGGTATATACTTCCAAGCAGGATGATATCTCTCCCATGATCGTTCCGGGCTTCGGAAAAAGTTCTTCAAAATTCAATATGGGATTTGCATGGAATATTGCATATAAGTTTTAG
- a CDS encoding succinate dehydrogenase/fumarate reductase iron-sulfur subunit translates to MSAKKGLHLTLKIWRQKNSKTKGQFETYKISDVSTDSSFLEMLDILNENLINEGKEPIAFDHDCREGICGMCSLYINGRAHGPDTGITTCQLHMRMFKDGETIVIEPWRSAAFPVIKDLMVDRSAFDRVMAAGGFISVNTSGNTLDANAIPVPKEDADKAMDAAACIGCGACVATCKNGSAMLFVGAKVSQYALLPQGRVEAKRRVLNMVKAMDEEGFGNCSNTGACEVECPKGISLENIARMNREYMAALVDQG, encoded by the coding sequence ATGAGTGCAAAAAAAGGCCTTCATCTTACGCTGAAAATTTGGAGACAAAAAAATAGTAAAACTAAAGGTCAGTTTGAGACCTACAAAATATCAGATGTATCTACAGACTCTTCATTTTTGGAAATGCTGGATATTCTGAATGAAAACTTAATTAACGAGGGAAAAGAACCTATCGCTTTCGACCACGACTGTCGTGAAGGAATCTGCGGTATGTGTTCACTTTACATCAATGGTAGAGCTCACGGGCCGGATACAGGGATCACAACCTGCCAGCTTCACATGAGAATGTTCAAAGATGGAGAAACGATCGTTATTGAACCTTGGAGAAGTGCTGCTTTCCCTGTTATCAAAGATTTGATGGTAGACAGAAGCGCATTCGACAGAGTAATGGCAGCAGGAGGTTTCATCTCTGTAAATACTTCCGGTAATACATTGGATGCTAACGCAATTCCGGTTCCAAAAGAAGATGCAGACAAAGCAATGGATGCAGCTGCTTGTATTGGATGTGGAGCTTGTGTAGCGACTTGTAAAAACGGATCTGCAATGCTATTTGTAGGCGCTAAAGTTTCTCAGTATGCATTACTTCCTCAAGGTAGAGTAGAAGCTAAAAGAAGAGTTCTGAACATGGTGAAAGCTATGGATGAAGAAGGATTCGGTAACTGTTCAAACACCGGAGCATGTGAAGTAGAATGTCCTAAAGGTATTTCTCTTGAAAACATCGCAAGAATGAACAGAGAATACATGGCTGCTCTTGTAGATCAAGGATAG